In the genome of Patescibacteria group bacterium, one region contains:
- a CDS encoding DEAD/DEAH box helicase, which produces MHTQQQSGGGFHSLTIAPTLLERITHLGYTTPTPIQHKSIPPLIEGKDVLGIAQTGTGKTLAFAVPMIQRIAKQKCRGLVIVPTRELALQVNETFEKVGKSIGLRTAVLIGGADIKRQIKTLQANPHVIVGTPGRINDHLERKSVHMEKVKILVLDEADLMLDMGFEPQIKRILEVVPKDRQTMLFSATMPPAIHTIASRYMSSPLRIEVAKSGTLAEKIQHELRYVSQTLKVEELKKVLHGASGTTIVFVRTKHTAKKLAYALQLAGIKAAEIHSNRSLAQRRAALDGFKSGKYHVLVATDIAARGIDVIGVSMVLNFDLPENPEDYVHRIGRTGRAGMAGHALSFVAPGQQGLVKQIERVTRTSLPIAGNSVAEKLLSRKPILRKPISRKPYPQKSFTGTSHHGKPRSEHEVTLHEMEHAFSKKSKSWKGPSGSHGFARGKKNGFHKQSGSPKQRTHRW; this is translated from the coding sequence ATGCACACACAGCAACAGTCGGGTGGAGGCTTTCATTCGCTTACCATCGCACCGACACTTTTAGAACGCATCACGCATCTTGGATACACAACTCCAACCCCCATTCAGCATAAATCCATTCCGCCCCTTATTGAAGGGAAGGACGTATTGGGCATCGCCCAAACCGGTACCGGCAAAACACTGGCATTTGCAGTTCCTATGATTCAGCGTATTGCAAAACAGAAATGTCGAGGACTTGTGATTGTCCCTACGCGCGAGCTTGCATTGCAAGTGAATGAGACATTTGAAAAAGTCGGCAAAAGCATTGGCTTGAGAACAGCTGTCCTTATCGGCGGAGCTGATATCAAGCGGCAAATAAAAACCTTACAGGCAAATCCCCATGTAATCGTTGGAACGCCTGGACGTATCAATGACCACTTGGAACGCAAAAGCGTACACATGGAAAAAGTGAAAATATTGGTACTTGACGAAGCAGACCTTATGCTTGATATGGGATTTGAACCGCAGATCAAGCGTATTCTTGAAGTTGTCCCGAAAGATCGGCAAACAATGCTTTTTTCTGCTACCATGCCGCCGGCAATCCATACTATCGCTTCGCGATATATGTCATCTCCCTTGCGTATTGAAGTTGCCAAATCGGGTACGCTTGCCGAGAAAATACAACATGAGCTGCGCTATGTGTCGCAAACGTTGAAGGTTGAAGAACTTAAGAAAGTACTCCATGGAGCCTCAGGCACCACGATTGTATTTGTGCGCACCAAGCATACTGCAAAGAAACTGGCATATGCACTTCAGCTTGCGGGTATCAAGGCTGCGGAGATCCATTCAAATCGCTCTCTTGCACAGCGCCGAGCGGCTCTCGATGGATTTAAGTCAGGGAAATACCATGTGCTTGTGGCAACAGATATTGCGGCACGCGGGATAGATGTGATTGGCGTAAGTATGGTGCTCAACTTTGACTTGCCTGAGAATCCGGAAGACTATGTGCATCGCATCGGCCGAACCGGGCGAGCGGGCATGGCCGGACATGCGCTTTCTTTTGTTGCACCGGGTCAGCAAGGGCTTGTGAAACAGATTGAAAGAGTAACGCGAACGAGCCTTCCGATTGCAGGAAACTCGGTAGCTGAGAAACTTCTTTCGAGAAAGCCTATTCTCAGAAAACCCATATCAAGAAAACCTTACCCGCAAAAATCGTTTACAGGAACATCGCACCATGGAAAACCTCGTAGCGAGCACGAGGTAACGCTCCATGAAATGGAGCATGCGTTTTCCAAAAAAAGTAAATCATGGAAAGGGCCGTCGGGTTCTCA
- a CDS encoding pseudouridine synthase yields the protein MQVRINKYLADCGIASRRAIDKLIVEGRIAINGVVLKKPGAQVEQGDRVTMNGKRIDRAPSNHTYILFNKPANCITTASDPQGRKTVLDYVRLPARMFPIGRLDRDTTGVLILTNDGDLANKLMHPRYSVEKQYQVHLNKPLTETHRKTFESGIMLEGRKTAPCTARFAGNKRNVVITLHEGRNRQIHRMFKELGYRVEQLERTRYAGLMAKGLGRGEWRELTKKEIEQITNSIL from the coding sequence ATGCAAGTACGCATCAATAAATACTTGGCAGATTGCGGTATTGCATCTCGTCGTGCTATAGATAAACTTATTGTCGAAGGGCGCATTGCCATCAACGGCGTTGTTTTGAAGAAACCCGGCGCTCAGGTGGAACAAGGGGATCGGGTCACCATGAACGGAAAGAGGATTGATCGTGCGCCATCAAATCATACATATATCCTTTTCAATAAGCCCGCAAATTGTATCACTACCGCGAGTGATCCACAGGGGAGAAAAACCGTTTTAGATTATGTTCGACTGCCTGCGCGCATGTTTCCAATCGGTAGGCTCGATAGGGACACAACAGGAGTACTCATACTCACAAATGATGGAGATCTTGCGAATAAACTCATGCATCCGCGATATTCAGTTGAAAAGCAGTATCAAGTACATTTGAATAAACCGCTCACTGAAACACATAGAAAAACATTTGAGTCAGGTATTATGCTTGAAGGCAGAAAAACGGCTCCTTGTACAGCACGATTTGCGGGCAATAAGAGAAACGTTGTCATTACATTGCATGAAGGAAGAAATAGGCAGATACACAGGATGTTTAAAGAGTTGGGGTATAGAGTGGAGCAACTTGAGCGTACACGCTATGCAGGGCTTATGGCGAAGGGTCTGGGGCGGGGTGAGTGGCGAGAACTTACTAAAAAAGAAATTGAACAAATAACAAACAGTATTCTATGA
- the cyaB gene encoding class IV adenylate cyclase — translation MKEIEVKAKITTVEIFKEKLEKLGCRFGEALIQEDSIFFPIGIGFPDIVKDTPIVRVRDSNGTIMLTMKKRVTGDNELIKLEKEVVVSDKQETMEIVEHMGFYMAASVHKKRIECAYEGMTICIDEVAELGNFIEVEKLSEADNDTEIQDELFEFLRSLGVSDNDRATKGYDILLNEKTASSESKRLGVM, via the coding sequence ATGAAAGAAATTGAAGTGAAGGCAAAGATTACGACTGTCGAGATTTTTAAAGAAAAGCTTGAGAAATTGGGTTGTCGTTTTGGCGAGGCGCTTATTCAGGAAGACAGTATTTTTTTTCCGATTGGGATCGGTTTTCCCGATATCGTGAAAGATACCCCCATTGTCCGCGTGAGGGATTCGAATGGTACCATAATGCTAACCATGAAAAAGCGTGTTACAGGCGACAACGAGCTCATCAAACTAGAGAAAGAAGTCGTTGTCAGCGACAAGCAAGAGACAATGGAGATCGTTGAGCACATGGGTTTTTATATGGCGGCAAGCGTACATAAGAAGCGGATAGAGTGTGCATATGAAGGTATGACCATCTGTATTGATGAGGTGGCTGAATTGGGAAATTTTATAGAAGTCGAGAAATTATCCGAAGCGGATAATGATACAGAAATTCAAGATGAACTATTCGAGTTTCTTCGATCGTTGGGGGTAAGTGATAATGATAGGGCGACAAAGGGGTACGATATTTTATTGAATGAAAAAACCGCTTCGAGCGAATCGAAGCGGTTGGGCGTGATGTAG
- a CDS encoding GNAT family N-acetyltransferase: protein MTIDTRQFPSPDRREPTITITQLAPDDWQVLRGLKLKSLEQEPIAFEDVKQARLKYTDRTETEWRDILSGKMSGGRAGEVFTVFAQDSFTESYVGMVSAIISENSKTATVQHMYVDNEGYRGRGIGRQLLRELIDRITAKGIQKIELQVVVTQEAAVGLYTSLGFKEVKRSKNAVQRGDAHYDEYEMELIIEKVE, encoded by the coding sequence ATGACCATTGATACGAGACAATTTCCATCACCTGATAGACGAGAACCCACTATAACCATTACTCAACTTGCTCCGGATGACTGGCAAGTATTGAGAGGTTTGAAATTAAAATCTCTTGAGCAGGAACCAATTGCTTTTGAGGATGTTAAACAAGCCAGACTGAAGTATACTGATCGAACAGAAACAGAGTGGCGCGATATACTATCCGGTAAGATGTCGGGTGGCAGAGCTGGCGAGGTATTCACTGTTTTTGCACAAGATTCATTCACTGAATCATATGTGGGTATGGTTTCCGCTATTATTTCAGAGAACTCAAAGACGGCAACTGTTCAGCATATGTATGTTGACAATGAGGGGTATCGGGGTAGGGGAATAGGGAGGCAGCTGTTACGAGAACTGATTGATAGAATTACCGCAAAGGGAATTCAAAAGATTGAATTGCAAGTAGTTGTCACTCAAGAAGCTGCTGTCGGTTTATATACAAGTTTAGGATTTAAAGAAGTGAAGCGTAGTAAGAATGCCGTTCAGCGAGGGGATGCACACTACGATGAATATGAGATGGAGCTCATCATAGAAAAAGTAGAATAG
- a CDS encoding NUDIX hydrolase — protein MSAIREFGMKRENEERRDGGCAVVFDPTTQTFAVGKKTKGGCYLLFGGGVDKEEDIQEGTLREVVEESGLYDFLHVEKIDTVLTHYYNSLKKVNRVALATCFLFILKSSDRKETCLEDHERFSLTWVTAEDIISNWNAHNIHGDVDHWLYFFDMSLKRMTLLGYI, from the coding sequence ATGAGCGCAATTCGTGAGTTTGGCATGAAGCGAGAAAATGAGGAGCGGCGAGATGGTGGCTGTGCTGTTGTGTTTGATCCTACTACGCAAACGTTTGCTGTTGGCAAAAAAACTAAAGGTGGATGCTACCTTCTCTTTGGCGGTGGCGTGGATAAGGAAGAAGATATTCAAGAGGGGACACTCAGAGAAGTAGTCGAAGAAAGCGGGTTGTATGATTTTTTGCATGTTGAAAAGATAGATACAGTACTTACCCACTATTATAATTCTTTAAAAAAAGTCAATCGCGTTGCGCTTGCCACTTGCTTTCTCTTTATTTTAAAAAGCTCAGACCGGAAAGAGACATGCCTTGAGGATCATGAACGATTTTCACTTACATGGGTAACAGCGGAAGATATTATATCAAATTGGAATGCGCATAATATCCATGGAGACGTTGATCATTGGCTCTATTTTTTTGATATGTCCCTCAAGCGAATGACGTTATTGGGATATATATGA